GAGGGTAAACTGGAAGGCGTTCTTTAAGTGGAATGTCCCCCAGCTTTTTCTGCAGGTTTTTCACATCAGGCCATTCAGCTTCGGGGTTGATCCAGTCAATTGTAAGAGGAGATATGCCTCCGAGATCAGTTACTCCTTTTGCGATAAGGGATTTCGGGTCTATAAGATTTGGGGCAACCTGGACTGCCACGTCACCGGGCAGAATCCGGGCTGCAAGCTCTACGGAATCCATCATCTCTTCAACAGCAGGCTCGGGAAAGTTTTCCATCTCTGTCCCCGGCTTTGGGGCAAAATTCTGGATGATCACTTCCTGAATATGCCCGTATTCCCTGTGAAGAGCTGCAATTGCTTCAAGTGATTCTATCCTGTCGTCCCTGCTCTCCCCTATACCTATAAGGAGTCCTGTAGTATAAGGAATCTTCAGTTTTCCGGCTTCTCGAATAGTTTCAAGCCTGCGTTCCGGAATTTTTCCGGGGCAGTCTTTATGTGCGGCCAGAACTGCCGTGCTCTCAAGCATCAGCCCCATGCTTGCATTCAGGGGCTTTAAAGCTTCGAGTTCGGAGCGGGTCATTATCCCCGCATTCGTATGGGGAAGAATACCGATGTCGATTGCAGTTTCACAGAGGAAAACAAGATATTCAAGCGTG
This window of the Methanosarcina mazei S-6 genome carries:
- the cofG gene encoding 7,8-didemethyl-8-hydroxy-5-deazariboflavin synthase subunit CofG; the protein is MFYITSKKVPFVTYSKNVFIPVTNICRNQCGYCGFRREPGQPGARLMKPEEVISVLENGVRAGCTEALFTFGERAEEVPGYGEMLEEIGYSSTLEYLVFLCETAIDIGILPHTNAGIMTRSELEALKPLNASMGLMLESTAVLAAHKDCPGKIPERRLETIREAGKLKIPYTTGLLIGIGESRDDRIESLEAIAALHREYGHIQEVIIQNFAPKPGTEMENFPEPAVEEMMDSVELAARILPGDVAVQVAPNLIDPKSLIAKGVTDLGGISPLTIDWINPEAEWPDVKNLQKKLGDIPLKERLPVYPPYVKKGWYSERIGSLIKRLSDNSGYRKQPGTENAEDSEK